A genomic stretch from Flavobacterium nitratireducens includes:
- a CDS encoding PQQ-dependent sugar dehydrogenase: MKTLALLFFSFFIFNCEAQLKTNDAIPLQEEAVNYRFEAVADGINNPWGMAFLPDGSLLVTEKSGILYHVKNGVKTEVKNVPAVYNRGQGGLMDIELHPDYAKNGWIYMSYSSMEGEGEAGGANTAIIRAKLEDESLVNIEKIYKATPNSKRSHHFGSRITFDNNGFLFFSIGSRGFENENPQDLTRDAGKIYRLNDDGSIPKDNPFVGQANTKEAIYSYGHRNPQGLVKNPFTGAIWEHEHGPQGGDEINIIKKGANYGWQVITYGINYDNSIITNETEKAGMEQPLYYWAPSIAPSGMTFVTSDKYPDWKGYLLVGSLKFQYLELVKLNGDTVIGRKKIATNMGRMRNVKQGPDGYIYMGVEGKGIVKIIPN, encoded by the coding sequence ATGAAAACTTTAGCTTTATTATTCTTTTCCTTTTTCATTTTTAATTGTGAGGCACAGTTAAAAACTAACGATGCCATTCCGCTACAGGAAGAGGCGGTAAACTACCGTTTTGAAGCCGTTGCCGATGGCATTAACAATCCTTGGGGCATGGCATTTTTACCGGATGGCTCATTATTAGTTACCGAAAAATCAGGTATTTTATACCATGTCAAAAATGGAGTTAAAACCGAAGTTAAAAATGTTCCTGCGGTGTACAATCGCGGTCAAGGTGGTTTAATGGATATTGAATTGCATCCAGATTATGCCAAAAATGGTTGGATTTACATGAGCTATTCTTCCATGGAAGGCGAAGGCGAAGCAGGTGGCGCCAATACCGCCATCATTAGAGCCAAACTGGAAGATGAAAGTTTAGTAAATATCGAAAAGATTTATAAAGCAACGCCTAATTCTAAAAGATCGCATCATTTTGGTTCCCGAATTACTTTTGACAACAACGGTTTTCTTTTCTTCTCTATTGGGAGTCGTGGTTTTGAAAATGAAAATCCGCAGGACCTTACTCGTGACGCAGGTAAAATTTACCGCCTTAACGACGACGGCAGTATTCCAAAAGACAATCCTTTTGTAGGTCAGGCCAACACAAAAGAGGCTATTTACAGCTATGGTCATCGTAATCCACAGGGATTAGTCAAAAATCCTTTTACAGGTGCTATTTGGGAACACGAACACGGTCCGCAAGGTGGTGACGAAATCAACATCATCAAAAAAGGCGCAAATTACGGCTGGCAAGTGATTACCTATGGCATCAATTATGACAACTCTATAATCACAAACGAAACGGAGAAAGCCGGAATGGAACAGCCTCTTTATTATTGGGCACCTTCTATTGCTCCATCTGGAATGACTTTTGTGACCAGTGATAAATACCCAGATTGGAAAGGATATTTACTAGTGGGTTCGCTCAAATTTCAATATTTGGAATTGGTTAAACTCAACGGTGATACAGTCATTGGCAGAAAAAAAATTGCCACTAATATGGGCCGAATGCGCAATGTAAAACAAGGACCGGATGGTTATATTTACATGGGTGTAGAAGGAAAAGGCATTGTGAAAATTATACCGAATTAA
- a CDS encoding DUF3427 domain-containing protein, whose translation MACQSKKSTKKILSTILQELENCNYFYISVAFVTTSGVATIINKLKELENRGIKGEILVSQYLNFTQPEALKRLLQFKNINLKIATIGNAHAKGYIFKNKEHYNLIVGSSNLTAQALSTNKEWNIKISALDDSGIVEKVVNEFQSDFKKATPVTKEFLLHYKEIYQNQFLLNKENSINSVIESQTIITPNSMQIEALENLRKLREDKKNKALIISATGTGKTYLSAFDAKAFKTKKLLFVVHRLTIAKDSLKTFKKVFGKNKTMGLYSGDKRELDSDFIFSTIQTISKSTHLENFPKDHFDYIIIDETHRSGADSYLRLLDYFEPKFLLGMTATPERTDGNNIFQLFDHNIAYEIRLNRAMEEEMLSTFHYYGVTDLLVDNKEIDNKSDFNLLISSERVDRIIEQASFYGSDNGITRGLIFCSRKNEAIELSALFNLKGFKTIALTGDSSEEERAKSIERLESDNLNEKLDYIFTVDIFNEGIDIPKINQIIMLRPTESAIIFIQQLGRGLRKVDGKSYVTVIDFIGNYENNYLIPIALYGDTSYNKDTLRKLITEGSRMIPGASTINFDEITKEKIFKSIDSANMQLLADLKKDYNLLKFKLGRIPMMMDFIEHGSRDPYLYVNYSNSYYNFILKIEKDYKSELSHKEIKLLELFSKEINNSKRVEESYILKELILKHELSVSEFKKTIFSLYNYTPNQATIDSCIRNINFLFIRKDEKIISLKENTLQFQHEFKEVLKNSIFKHFLLDSINYSISTFDTLYKKEYFLNGLILYNKYSRKDVCRLLNWEKDISSTVYGYRTNERITPCFVTYHKSDEIDNNINYNDHFINPSTFAWESRSNRKIDSNEIKDVINSNRILLFVKKEDGEGTDFYFMGDVTIIPNSIEQSYMPITQLPVVHFKFHLKQPVIDSIYHYITTEEKLKTIDNKVDIENQIFPIQDTIEPKNLIPLYNFYAAAGTFSEMQYDKDFSLIEVPKNIKINADYFACKIIGESMNRVIPNGSICLFKKDSGGSRNGKIVLIENMDIQDPDFNSAFTIKTYSSEKTYTEEGWQHLSIVLRPNSFDDSYENIVINEENGAAMRVVGEFVSIINLSI comes from the coding sequence ATTGCTTGTCAATCAAAAAAATCCACCAAAAAAATTCTTTCAACCATACTACAGGAGCTTGAAAATTGTAATTATTTCTATATCTCTGTAGCATTTGTTACTACGAGTGGAGTCGCTACTATTATCAACAAATTAAAAGAACTAGAAAATCGCGGAATAAAAGGCGAAATTTTGGTTTCTCAATACCTAAACTTTACTCAACCAGAAGCACTTAAAAGATTATTACAATTCAAAAACATAAACTTAAAAATTGCTACAATCGGTAACGCTCATGCAAAAGGGTACATCTTTAAAAACAAAGAACATTACAATCTAATTGTTGGAAGTAGTAACTTAACTGCTCAAGCTTTATCAACAAATAAAGAATGGAACATTAAAATCTCCGCATTAGATGATAGTGGTATTGTAGAAAAAGTAGTAAATGAATTTCAATCTGATTTTAAAAAAGCTACACCTGTAACGAAAGAATTTTTGTTGCATTACAAAGAAATTTATCAGAATCAATTTCTTCTAAATAAGGAAAATTCTATTAATAGTGTTATTGAATCTCAAACAATAATTACTCCTAATTCAATGCAAATAGAAGCATTGGAAAATTTAAGAAAATTACGCGAAGACAAAAAAAATAAAGCTTTAATTATTTCTGCTACAGGTACAGGTAAAACTTATCTTTCGGCTTTTGATGCAAAAGCTTTTAAAACTAAGAAATTATTATTTGTAGTTCATAGATTAACAATTGCGAAAGATTCTTTAAAAACATTTAAAAAAGTTTTTGGAAAAAATAAAACCATGGGGCTTTACTCTGGTGATAAACGAGAATTAGATTCTGATTTTATATTTTCAACAATACAAACAATTTCAAAATCAACCCACTTAGAAAACTTCCCTAAAGATCACTTTGATTATATAATCATTGATGAAACTCATAGATCTGGTGCAGATTCATATTTACGTTTATTAGATTATTTTGAGCCTAAATTCCTTTTAGGAATGACAGCTACACCCGAAAGAACTGATGGGAACAATATTTTTCAATTATTTGATCATAATATTGCCTATGAGATTAGATTAAATAGAGCAATGGAGGAAGAAATGTTAAGTACATTTCACTACTATGGAGTAACTGATTTATTAGTTGATAATAAAGAGATTGACAATAAATCAGATTTTAATTTATTAATATCAAGTGAAAGAGTAGACAGAATAATTGAACAAGCATCTTTTTATGGAAGCGACAATGGAATAACTAGAGGCTTAATATTTTGTTCAAGAAAAAACGAAGCAATCGAATTATCTGCGTTATTCAATTTGAAAGGGTTTAAAACAATTGCTCTAACAGGTGATAGCTCAGAAGAAGAAAGAGCTAAATCTATTGAAAGATTAGAATCAGATAATTTAAACGAAAAACTAGATTATATTTTTACAGTTGATATTTTCAACGAAGGAATTGATATTCCAAAAATCAATCAGATTATTATGCTCCGCCCTACAGAATCTGCAATTATATTTATTCAGCAGTTAGGTAGAGGGCTAAGAAAAGTTGATGGAAAAAGTTATGTAACAGTGATTGATTTTATTGGGAATTATGAAAATAATTATCTAATTCCTATTGCATTGTATGGTGATACTTCTTACAATAAGGACACTTTAAGAAAACTAATTACAGAGGGTAGCAGAATGATTCCTGGTGCTTCGACCATCAATTTTGACGAAATTACTAAAGAAAAAATATTTAAGTCAATTGATTCTGCAAATATGCAATTATTAGCTGATTTGAAAAAGGATTACAATTTGTTGAAATTCAAATTAGGTCGAATTCCAATGATGATGGATTTTATTGAACATGGTTCAAGAGACCCATATTTGTATGTAAACTATTCCAATTCATATTATAATTTCATTTTAAAAATCGAAAAAGATTATAAATCAGAATTATCCCATAAAGAAATTAAACTTTTAGAATTATTTTCTAAAGAAATTAATAATTCTAAAAGAGTTGAAGAAAGTTATATATTAAAAGAATTAATACTAAAACATGAATTAAGTGTTTCAGAATTTAAAAAAACTATATTTAGTCTTTATAATTATACTCCAAACCAAGCAACTATTGATTCTTGCATAAGAAACATAAACTTTTTATTTATTAGAAAAGATGAGAAAATTATATCTTTAAAAGAGAACACATTACAGTTTCAACATGAATTTAAAGAAGTATTAAAGAATTCTATTTTTAAACATTTTCTATTAGATTCTATAAATTATTCGATTAGTACATTTGATACCTTATATAAAAAAGAATACTTTTTAAATGGATTAATTCTCTACAACAAATACAGTCGAAAAGACGTGTGTAGATTGTTAAATTGGGAAAAAGACATCAGTAGTACTGTTTATGGCTATCGTACAAACGAAAGAATCACACCATGTTTTGTAACATATCATAAATCTGATGAAATAGATAACAATATAAATTACAATGACCATTTTATTAATCCCTCGACATTTGCATGGGAATCAAGATCAAATAGAAAGATAGATAGTAATGAGATTAAAGATGTAATTAATTCAAATCGAATTTTACTATTTGTAAAAAAAGAAGATGGTGAAGGAACTGATTTTTATTTCATGGGAGATGTTACTATAATACCTAATTCTATTGAACAAAGTTATATGCCCATTACTCAATTACCAGTTGTACATTTTAAATTTCATCTTAAACAACCAGTAATTGACAGTATTTATCATTATATCACAACAGAAGAAAAATTAAAAACAATAGATAATAAGGTTGATATTGAAAATCAAATCTTTCCAATTCAAGATACAATCGAACCTAAGAATCTTATACCATTATATAACTTTTATGCTGCAGCAGGAACTTTCAGTGAAATGCAGTACGACAAAGATTTTAGCTTAATTGAAGTCCCTAAAAACATCAAAATTAACGCCGATTATTTTGCTTGTAAAATAATTGGTGAATCTATGAATAGAGTAATCCCAAACGGTTCAATTTGTTTATTTAAAAAGGATTCAGGTGGTAGTAGAAACGGTAAAATCGTTTTAATAGAAAATATGGACATTCAAGATCCAGATTTTAATTCTGCTTTTACAATCAAAACTTATTCAAGTGAAAAAACATATACAGAAGAAGGATGGCAACACCTTTCAATAGTTTTGAGACCTAATTCATTTGATGATTCATATGAAAATATTGTTATCAATGAAGAAAATGGAGCAGCAATGAGAGTTGTTGGCGAATTTGTTTCTATCATTAATTTATCGATATAG
- a CDS encoding (deoxy)nucleoside triphosphate pyrophosphohydrolase: MKKIEVVAAIIYFENKILCVQRPQNKLPYISEKFEFPGGKIEKGETKIEALNRELTEELNIINADIKSLFLTVVHQYPDFELTMHGFICEVKTPELILNEHIAHEWLSLNELKKLDWAAADIPIVDKLIKNG; encoded by the coding sequence ATGAAAAAAATTGAAGTAGTAGCTGCAATAATATATTTCGAGAATAAAATTTTATGTGTACAAAGACCACAAAATAAATTGCCATATATTTCTGAAAAATTCGAGTTTCCCGGAGGAAAAATTGAAAAGGGAGAAACTAAAATAGAAGCTTTAAATCGAGAATTAACTGAAGAATTAAATATAATTAACGCAGATATAAAATCTTTATTTCTTACTGTTGTTCATCAATATCCTGATTTTGAATTAACAATGCACGGTTTTATTTGTGAAGTTAAAACACCTGAACTTATCCTAAATGAACATATTGCACATGAGTGGCTAAGTCTAAATGAACTTAAAAAACTAGATTGGGCTGCAGCTGATATTCCTATTGTGGATAAACTAATAAAAAATGGATAA
- a CDS encoding glycoside hydrolase family 97 protein, with amino-acid sequence MTDSISKTLQILFSKVAFIFLLFNFSEVHSQELIKTLSSPDGKLSVNVMVKNGTASYSVSYKGKVYLEPSPLGLKTNVGDFSWGLELKDKVNQKTIDETYELPNIKQSKVHYVANESVFSFVKDNRSAIDVIFRVSNNDVAFKYKVYPQKSALAAVVQAEASGFLFPAGTTSFLSAQSKAMVGWERTMPSYEIPYVVDAAVGENGKGEGYTFPCLFKLNNGGWILVSETGVDSQYCASRLIGHEKGLYTIGFPMQGENNGNGSSTPGIRLPGETPWRTITVGETLEPIVTTTVPFDLVKPRYEASQNYKYTKGSWSWIIGMDKSTVYEEQLRYIDFSAAMGYETVLVDALWDTQVGRDKIAELAKYGATKGVGLYLWYNSNGYWNDAPQSPRGIMDKTIARRKEMAWMKSIGIKGIKVDFFGGDKQETMKLYEDILYDANDYGIMVIFHGTTLPRGWERMYPNYASSEAVLASENLYFGQRSCDLEAFSATLHTFIRNTVGSMDFGGSALNKFYNENNTPNKGSKRMTSDVYALATAVLFQSGVQHFALAPNNLTDAPKWAIDFMKEVPTTWDEVRFIDGYPGKYAVIARRHGTKWYVAGINAQKETLKIKVKLPMIAAGAELKQYLDDAQLNGKVISSKLKKNQEMELVIPCNGAILILN; translated from the coding sequence ATGACTGATTCAATTTCAAAAACTTTACAAATACTTTTTTCTAAAGTAGCTTTTATTTTTTTATTGTTCAATTTTTCAGAAGTTCATTCTCAAGAACTAATTAAGACCCTTTCAAGTCCTGATGGTAAACTTAGTGTAAATGTAATGGTAAAAAACGGCACAGCATCTTATAGTGTTTCTTATAAAGGGAAAGTATATTTAGAGCCATCGCCATTGGGATTAAAAACCAATGTGGGTGATTTTAGCTGGGGTTTAGAGTTGAAAGATAAAGTCAATCAAAAAACAATTGATGAAACGTATGAATTGCCTAATATCAAGCAATCTAAAGTGCATTATGTAGCTAATGAATCCGTTTTTTCTTTTGTAAAAGACAACCGTTCAGCTATTGATGTTATTTTCAGAGTGAGCAATAATGATGTGGCTTTTAAGTATAAAGTATATCCGCAAAAATCAGCACTTGCCGCAGTGGTTCAGGCAGAAGCATCTGGATTTTTATTCCCTGCGGGAACTACTTCATTTCTTTCAGCACAAAGTAAAGCTATGGTGGGATGGGAGCGAACGATGCCTAGTTACGAAATTCCGTATGTTGTTGATGCAGCCGTAGGTGAAAATGGAAAAGGCGAAGGTTATACTTTTCCTTGTCTTTTTAAATTAAACAATGGAGGTTGGATTTTAGTATCCGAAACGGGAGTGGACAGTCAGTATTGTGCCAGTCGATTGATAGGTCATGAGAAAGGTTTGTACACTATTGGTTTTCCTATGCAAGGTGAAAATAATGGAAATGGTTCATCAACTCCTGGAATTAGACTTCCTGGCGAAACGCCTTGGCGAACCATTACTGTTGGAGAAACTTTAGAACCTATTGTAACTACGACAGTTCCGTTTGATTTAGTAAAACCTCGTTACGAAGCTTCTCAAAATTATAAGTATACTAAGGGTTCTTGGAGTTGGATTATTGGTATGGATAAAAGTACGGTATATGAGGAGCAACTTCGTTATATCGATTTTAGTGCTGCTATGGGGTATGAAACGGTTTTAGTTGATGCACTTTGGGATACTCAAGTAGGACGTGATAAGATTGCCGAATTAGCGAAATATGGAGCAACAAAAGGTGTTGGTTTGTATTTGTGGTATAATTCGAATGGATATTGGAATGATGCCCCACAAAGTCCAAGAGGAATTATGGATAAAACCATTGCGCGTCGTAAAGAGATGGCTTGGATGAAAAGTATTGGTATCAAAGGAATCAAAGTAGATTTCTTTGGAGGAGACAAACAAGAAACCATGAAATTGTATGAAGATATTTTGTACGATGCGAATGATTACGGAATTATGGTAATTTTTCATGGTACTACTTTACCTCGTGGATGGGAGCGCATGTATCCTAATTATGCATCAAGTGAAGCGGTTCTAGCTAGTGAAAATTTGTATTTCGGTCAAAGAAGTTGTGATTTGGAAGCTTTCAGTGCTACTTTACATACTTTTATCCGAAATACAGTGGGAAGTATGGATTTTGGAGGAAGTGCTTTGAATAAATTTTACAATGAGAACAATACGCCTAATAAAGGTTCTAAACGAATGACATCGGATGTGTATGCATTGGCAACGGCAGTATTGTTTCAAAGTGGGGTGCAGCATTTTGCATTGGCACCAAACAATTTAACCGATGCTCCAAAATGGGCTATCGATTTTATGAAGGAAGTCCCTACTACTTGGGATGAGGTGCGTTTTATCGATGGTTATCCAGGAAAATATGCAGTAATTGCGCGTCGTCATGGTACTAAATGGTACGTGGCAGGAATTAATGCACAAAAAGAAACCTTGAAGATTAAAGTAAAATTACCAATGATTGCTGCTGGTGCGGAGTTGAAACAATATCTGGATGATGCGCAATTAAACGGAAAAGTGATTAGTTCTAAATTGAAGAAAAATCAAGAAATGGAATTGGTTATTCCTTGTAACGGAGCAATTTTGATTTTGAATTAA
- a CDS encoding SMP-30/gluconolactonase/LRE family protein translates to MKHKFLILSVFIAISFTVKAQHLSKVIWESQNLPVPESVLYHKTQKNLYVSLIDGAGNVKDGKGGIAVLNPDGSVKKANWVKGLNAPKGLAVYKKTLYVADITTVVSIDIPTGKIINKLEIENAVFLNDVTVDKKGVVYVSDTRSNKVYRINDGKSELYLENVTNTNGLKWINKKLYVLAGTELWKIDENKNSSVVAKGFEKPGDGVEQLQNGDFIVTCWAGLIYYVKANGEINKLQDVQGQMNTADLGYNSKENVLYIPTFNHNSVIAYKLLAD, encoded by the coding sequence ATGAAACATAAATTTTTAATCCTATCGGTTTTTATAGCAATTAGTTTTACTGTAAAAGCTCAGCATCTTTCAAAAGTTATTTGGGAAAGTCAAAATTTACCAGTACCTGAATCTGTCTTGTATCATAAAACCCAAAAAAATTTGTATGTAAGCCTAATTGACGGTGCGGGCAACGTAAAAGACGGAAAAGGAGGTATAGCTGTTCTTAATCCCGATGGTAGTGTGAAAAAAGCCAACTGGGTCAAAGGCTTAAATGCACCCAAAGGTTTGGCTGTCTATAAAAAAACGCTTTATGTGGCAGATATAACCACTGTGGTAAGCATTGATATTCCAACAGGAAAAATTATAAACAAACTGGAAATTGAAAATGCGGTATTCCTGAATGATGTAACGGTAGATAAAAAAGGCGTTGTTTATGTATCGGATACACGATCTAACAAAGTTTATCGTATCAATGACGGTAAAAGCGAACTTTACCTAGAAAACGTAACCAATACTAATGGTTTAAAATGGATTAATAAAAAGTTGTACGTTTTGGCGGGTACAGAGCTTTGGAAAATTGACGAAAATAAAAACAGCAGCGTTGTTGCCAAAGGTTTTGAAAAGCCGGGCGATGGCGTGGAACAGCTTCAAAACGGCGATTTCATAGTTACATGCTGGGCAGGATTGATTTATTATGTCAAAGCCAATGGCGAAATCAATAAATTACAGGATGTACAAGGACAAATGAACACCGCTGATTTGGGGTATAATTCTAAGGAAAATGTGTTGTACATTCCCACTTTTAACCATAACAGTGTTATTGCTTATAAGTTGCTGGCGGATTAA